A region of Vitis riparia cultivar Riparia Gloire de Montpellier isolate 1030 chromosome 12, EGFV_Vit.rip_1.0, whole genome shotgun sequence DNA encodes the following proteins:
- the LOC117926911 gene encoding uncharacterized protein LOC117926911, with translation MSHMGKAWLVAASVGAVEALKDQGFCRWNYTLRSIHQHAKTNLRSFAQAKKLSSSSSAMVSSRVREEKAKQSEESLRTVMYLSCWGPN, from the coding sequence atgAGTCATATGGGGAAAGCTTGGTTAGTGGCAGCAAGTGTGGGAGCAGTGGAGGCACTCAAGGATCAGGGCTTCTGCAGATGGAACTACACTCTGAGGTCTATTCACCAGCATGCCAAGACCAACCTCAGGTCCTTTGCTCAGGCCAAGAAgctctcttcttcctcttctgcCATGGTTTCCAGCAGAGTGAGAGAGGAGAAGGCAAAGCAGTCAGAGGAGTCTCTGAGGACTGTCATGTACTTGAGCTGCTGGGGACCCAACTGA